One window of Sphingomonas sp. KC8 genomic DNA carries:
- a CDS encoding ferredoxin, which produces MAERLKVVIDKPACCGYGICAEICPEVFKLDANGIVFVETEIVPEGLEEKAREGAEACPQSALAVEPA; this is translated from the coding sequence ATGGCTGAGCGTTTGAAGGTGGTGATCGATAAGCCGGCGTGCTGCGGCTATGGAATTTGCGCGGAAATCTGCCCCGAAGTGTTCAAGCTGGATGCCAACGGCATCGTCTTCGTCGAAACCGAGATCGTGCCCGAGGGGCTCGAGGAAAAGGCGCGCGAAGGCGCCGAAGCCTGTCCGCAGTCGGCGCTTGCCGTCGAACCGGCATGA
- a CDS encoding NADH:flavin oxidoreductase, which yields MSEKSDILFSPFDIGPLRLTNRFVMSPMTRNFSPGGVPGENVAAYYRRRAEANVGLVITEGVGVDHASALGAGTMGEHDTPVMHGEAALAGWRRVVDGVHAAGGRIMPQLWHMGPIRLNGTGNAPETLSARPSGTWGPTDKAMVPPAYVDQMRADTRPLTDSEIGDIIAGFARSAANAHAVGFDGVALHGAHGYLIDSFLWPHTNRRDDRWGGDLVRRATFAVEIVRAIRAATAEDFPIMYRFSQWKIQDYGARNADTPAELEMLLGPIADAGVDIFDASTRLFNAAAFEGSDMGLAGWVRKVTGRPTMTVGGIGFTKDLQSSFVEDTQAVNNLSMVVERFERGEFDLVAIGRALLMDPQWVRKVQTGEPFSPFRLSAYATLE from the coding sequence GTGTCCGAAAAGAGCGATATCCTGTTTTCGCCGTTCGACATCGGCCCGCTCCGCCTGACCAATCGGTTCGTGATGTCGCCGATGACGCGGAACTTCTCACCTGGCGGCGTGCCCGGAGAAAATGTTGCAGCTTATTATCGGCGCCGAGCCGAGGCCAATGTCGGCCTCGTCATCACCGAGGGCGTCGGCGTGGATCATGCGAGCGCGCTTGGCGCCGGAACGATGGGTGAGCACGACACACCGGTCATGCATGGCGAGGCTGCGCTTGCGGGGTGGCGGCGCGTCGTGGACGGCGTGCACGCGGCGGGCGGCCGGATCATGCCGCAGCTCTGGCATATGGGGCCGATCCGCCTGAACGGGACGGGCAATGCGCCCGAAACGCTTTCGGCCCGGCCGTCAGGCACCTGGGGGCCGACCGACAAGGCGATGGTGCCGCCTGCCTATGTCGACCAGATGCGAGCCGACACGCGTCCACTCACCGACAGCGAGATCGGGGATATCATTGCCGGCTTTGCGAGAAGCGCGGCAAATGCGCATGCGGTGGGATTTGACGGTGTCGCCCTGCACGGCGCGCACGGGTATCTGATCGACAGCTTCTTGTGGCCGCATACCAATCGTCGCGACGATCGCTGGGGAGGAGACCTGGTTCGCCGGGCCACATTTGCCGTCGAGATCGTCCGCGCCATCCGTGCCGCGACGGCCGAGGATTTTCCGATCATGTACCGCTTCTCTCAGTGGAAAATCCAGGATTATGGCGCGCGCAATGCCGACACGCCGGCAGAGCTGGAGATGCTGCTGGGGCCGATCGCGGATGCCGGCGTCGACATATTCGACGCGAGCACCCGACTGTTCAACGCCGCCGCGTTCGAAGGTTCGGACATGGGTCTGGCCGGCTGGGTGCGGAAAGTGACCGGGCGACCGACGATGACCGTTGGCGGCATCGGCTTCACCAAGGACCTGCAATCGTCATTCGTCGAGGACACGCAGGCGGTGAACAATCTCTCAATGGTCGTCGAGCGGTTCGAGCGCGGCGAGTTCGATCTCGTCGCGATCGGCCGCGCACTGCTGATGGATCCGCAATGGGTCCGGAAAGTCCAGACCGGCGAACCATTCAGTCCGTTTCGGCTCTCCGCCTACGCGACGTTGGAATGA
- a CDS encoding TetR/AcrR family transcriptional regulator, whose translation MKLLSSSDLNKEGTPGELPVSVVKILDGALRAIGDLGARRLSMSDISDASGVSRGTLYRYFSSKDEVLAAVSEFVCVSFEDGIRAVAQGLDDPMERFRTVMRFFARFTTERSPERIFEIEPAFHLEFFRSHFGRHKAAVRDALDPVLDYLDSLTHAPIDRDGFVEALVRAQLSTMIVPASQQWMDFWDGTPDRLEEWALKIADREAARKERKN comes from the coding sequence ATGAAGCTCCTGTCCTCGTCCGACCTCAACAAGGAAGGCACGCCGGGCGAGCTTCCGGTGAGCGTCGTCAAGATCCTCGACGGCGCCCTGCGGGCGATTGGCGACCTCGGTGCACGACGGCTGTCGATGAGCGACATCAGCGATGCCAGCGGCGTTTCGCGCGGCACGCTCTACCGCTATTTCTCCTCGAAGGACGAGGTGCTGGCTGCCGTCAGCGAATTCGTCTGCGTCTCCTTCGAGGACGGCATTCGCGCGGTGGCTCAGGGGCTCGATGATCCCATGGAGCGCTTCCGCACGGTGATGCGCTTCTTTGCCAGGTTCACGACCGAGCGTTCGCCCGAACGGATTTTCGAGATCGAGCCGGCCTTTCACCTCGAATTCTTTCGCAGCCATTTCGGGCGCCACAAGGCCGCGGTTCGCGACGCGCTAGATCCGGTGCTCGATTATCTCGATTCCCTTACGCATGCGCCCATCGATCGGGACGGCTTCGTCGAAGCTCTGGTTCGGGCGCAGCTCAGCACCATGATCGTCCCGGCCAGCCAGCAATGGATGGATTTCTGGGATGGCACGCCTGACCGCCTTGAAGAATGGGCGCTCAAGATCGCCGACCGAGAGGCGGCCCGGAAGGAAAGGAAGAACTGA
- a CDS encoding 3-phenylpropionate/cinnamic acid dioxygenase subunit beta, with protein MTDYSTAAVDKSGVLRGLVSKTRVPLGSEVYNRILETLYDEAAALDERRFDDWVAMLGEDLIYTAPIRLTRTGPNRDRDVMRTMMHFDDNYASILMRTGRLAKSAWAEDPPSRCRRFVTNVRVAECDAPDQYEVVSYLYVERSRGDNWHNETVTAERRDIWRAVDGGYKLSKREIICDQSTLSMSNFAIFF; from the coding sequence ATGACCGATTATTCCACGGCCGCAGTCGACAAGAGTGGCGTTCTGCGTGGCCTCGTTTCCAAAACCCGCGTTCCGCTCGGGTCCGAAGTCTATAATCGCATTCTCGAGACGCTGTATGACGAGGCAGCCGCCCTCGACGAGCGTCGCTTTGATGACTGGGTCGCGATGCTGGGCGAGGACCTCATTTATACCGCGCCGATCCGGCTCACGCGCACCGGTCCCAATCGCGACCGGGACGTCATGCGGACGATGATGCATTTCGACGACAATTATGCGTCGATCCTCATGCGGACAGGCCGGCTGGCGAAGAGCGCCTGGGCGGAAGATCCACCCTCGCGCTGCCGCCGCTTCGTTACCAATGTACGCGTTGCCGAGTGCGACGCACCAGACCAATACGAAGTGGTCAGCTATCTCTATGTCGAGCGCAGCCGCGGTGACAATTGGCACAATGAAACGGTGACGGCGGAACGACGCGATATCTGGCGGGCGGTCGACGGCGGCTACAAGCTGTCGAAGCGCGAGATCATCTGCGACCAGTCGACCCTGTCGATGTCCAACTTCGCCATCTTCTTCTAG
- a CDS encoding MaoC/PaaZ C-terminal domain-containing protein — MRKFDELSVGETRQSEFVELTEHAIRAFAEQFDPQWFHIDPDAAKASPFGGLIASGAHLISLWRRIDHAINGDIAYQCGVGMENVKFVRAVSAGERLRLRSEIVAMRPSSTQAERGLVTMAYLMSNQDGETVMTLTALNLVYR, encoded by the coding sequence GTGCGCAAATTCGATGAGCTGAGCGTCGGTGAAACCCGCCAATCCGAATTCGTCGAACTCACGGAACACGCAATCCGAGCGTTTGCGGAGCAGTTCGACCCACAATGGTTTCATATTGATCCCGACGCCGCAAAGGCCTCGCCCTTTGGCGGACTCATTGCCAGCGGCGCCCACCTCATCTCATTGTGGCGCCGGATCGATCACGCCATCAATGGCGACATCGCCTATCAATGCGGCGTCGGAATGGAGAATGTGAAGTTCGTTCGCGCCGTCAGCGCGGGGGAGCGGCTCCGCCTCCGATCCGAAATCGTCGCCATGCGACCATCAAGCACGCAAGCGGAGCGAGGCCTCGTGACGATGGCCTATCTCATGAGCAATCAGGACGGTGAGACGGTGATGACGCTGACCGCGCTCAATCTCGTCTATCGCTGA
- a CDS encoding SDR family NAD(P)-dependent oxidoreductase: MTGLLEGKIGIVTGGAKGLGYGISRRMAREGASLLITGRDGAATDAVAEEIRAEFGTQAVGMAADMGVKEDVLAMVGRAVDEFGGLDTLVTNASLLSPNILLENKTDDMLRRTLEIGTWGTWWAMQTAMPHMRARGGGSIINFYSIDAQTGAWLHADYNMNKGAILGLTRSAAVEWGRFNIRTNAIAPTGMGQVFAQLAQDVPGFLDMATASNPLKRAGDPENDIGPVVVFLASEMSRFVNGELINVDGGQHLPGYVSVPHNLAELEAQS; the protein is encoded by the coding sequence ATGACAGGGCTGTTGGAAGGCAAGATTGGCATAGTGACCGGCGGCGCCAAGGGGCTGGGCTATGGCATCTCCCGGCGCATGGCCCGCGAGGGAGCGTCGCTCCTCATCACCGGGCGCGATGGCGCCGCGACCGACGCTGTCGCCGAGGAAATTCGCGCCGAGTTCGGTACCCAAGCGGTCGGCATGGCGGCCGACATGGGCGTCAAAGAAGACGTCCTCGCCATGGTCGGCCGCGCCGTCGATGAATTTGGCGGTCTCGATACGCTTGTCACGAACGCCTCCTTGCTGTCGCCAAACATCCTTCTCGAAAACAAGACTGACGACATGCTGCGTCGGACGCTCGAAATCGGCACCTGGGGGACGTGGTGGGCGATGCAGACGGCGATGCCCCACATGAGGGCGCGCGGCGGCGGCTCGATCATCAATTTCTATTCGATCGATGCCCAGACCGGCGCATGGCTCCACGCTGATTATAATATGAATAAGGGCGCGATCCTGGGGCTGACGCGAAGCGCGGCTGTCGAATGGGGCCGCTTCAACATTCGCACCAACGCCATTGCGCCGACGGGCATGGGCCAAGTCTTCGCCCAGCTGGCACAGGACGTTCCCGGTTTCCTGGACATGGCAACTGCTAGCAATCCGCTCAAGCGCGCGGGTGACCCAGAAAACGATATCGGTCCCGTCGTAGTCTTCCTCGCGTCCGAGATGTCGCGTTTCGTGAACGGCGAACTCATCAACGTCGATGGGGGACAACATCTCCCCGGCTATGTCAGCGTGCCCCACAACCTAGCTGAACTGGAGGCTCAATCATGA
- a CDS encoding TonB-dependent receptor, protein MGLRLRHGLAASLSALLSIAANEAAAQTETSGTSQNASEATADIIVTARRQAENLQDVPLSIIAVDDRMLNERNVKTANDLPLVAAGLSVQNTASNRNDTTFSIRGQGRTFGQNSPGVVAYFAEVPDFSTTFYDLENVQVLKGPQGTLFGRNTTGGAILFVPKRPTNDLDGFFNFRIGEYERRDVEFAVGGAIVPDKVMLRFAGQFLNREGFTKNLFNDSRTDAEDRKSFRVSLLLTPSERFENYTLFEYTSIEEAGSGASIGGFTATNPVFSASTPTQPPLLPQLTAALAAQQARGPRIIDVDFPLSNGFKSRGVLNSTTLDMTDDISLKNIFSYRWYQMETNYDIDGTDLPILNVSNPFQGNWITQRTEEIQLRGNFDIVDVVAGYYDERNKSPAGSVGFDTVQYVQLPPIPGLLPAGYLGPIRAFVISGGSLNTSKAFYGEANLRPLDGLTLTAGIRRTKDFRSTSTEGTKILIPDIPFPLPAGAPSANEATFKATTWNLAALYEFTPDLNAYATVRRGYKSGGFNSTALNPADQFFRPETVTDYEIGIKSKWGSGDWAIRANLDFFYDDYKDIQRFVNLNTIPASTVTRNAAAGNIKGVDVDLAVAAGSIFSIDLKYTYLDAEYDEYIDPGLGDLSNSRFPNSPKHQLNVTPRVSIPTSDEIGKISIQSNIYYQSLIAFDPVNRPNGNPVAALSVPGATAPGYTRIDLRADWHDIMDTSLSAAIFVKNITDKTYIVGGNNQLPTQFGTVAYLYGEPRMFGVEFRFDF, encoded by the coding sequence ATGGGATTGCGTCTACGGCACGGGTTGGCCGCGAGCTTGAGTGCCCTCTTGAGCATTGCAGCAAACGAAGCGGCGGCTCAGACTGAGACATCCGGGACATCGCAAAATGCTTCGGAGGCCACGGCCGATATCATCGTTACAGCCCGCCGTCAGGCCGAGAACCTGCAGGATGTTCCTCTTTCAATCATCGCGGTCGACGACCGGATGCTCAATGAGCGCAACGTCAAGACCGCCAACGACCTGCCCCTCGTCGCGGCGGGTCTGAGTGTTCAGAATACGGCCTCCAATCGAAACGATACGACCTTCTCGATCCGCGGACAGGGGCGCACTTTCGGCCAGAATTCACCGGGCGTTGTCGCCTATTTCGCCGAAGTGCCCGATTTCTCGACAACATTCTACGACCTGGAGAATGTGCAGGTTTTGAAGGGTCCGCAGGGCACGCTGTTCGGCCGCAATACCACGGGCGGCGCAATCCTCTTCGTTCCGAAACGTCCAACCAACGATCTTGACGGCTTCTTCAACTTTCGGATCGGCGAATATGAGCGCCGTGATGTGGAATTCGCCGTCGGTGGTGCGATCGTTCCAGACAAGGTGATGCTGCGCTTTGCAGGGCAGTTTCTCAATCGGGAGGGATTCACCAAGAACCTGTTCAATGACAGTCGGACGGACGCCGAGGACAGGAAGTCCTTCCGTGTCAGTCTCCTCCTGACCCCGTCGGAGCGCTTCGAAAATTATACCCTCTTCGAATACACGTCGATCGAGGAGGCAGGATCGGGCGCGTCCATTGGCGGTTTCACCGCGACCAACCCCGTCTTCTCGGCAAGCACACCGACCCAGCCGCCGCTCCTGCCGCAACTGACCGCCGCGCTCGCCGCCCAGCAGGCGCGGGGCCCTCGGATCATCGATGTCGACTTTCCCCTGAGCAACGGGTTCAAGTCGCGCGGTGTCCTGAACTCCACGACGCTCGACATGACGGACGACATCAGTCTGAAGAATATCTTCAGTTACCGTTGGTATCAGATGGAGACAAATTACGATATCGACGGGACAGATCTTCCGATCCTGAATGTTAGCAATCCTTTCCAGGGGAACTGGATTACGCAACGGACCGAAGAAATCCAGCTTCGCGGTAATTTCGACATCGTCGATGTGGTTGCTGGCTATTATGACGAGCGCAACAAGTCGCCGGCCGGAAGTGTTGGCTTTGATACCGTCCAATATGTCCAGCTACCGCCGATCCCGGGGCTGCTCCCCGCAGGCTATCTCGGCCCGATCCGTGCATTCGTCATCAGCGGCGGCAGCCTCAACACGAGCAAGGCCTTTTATGGCGAGGCCAACCTCAGGCCTCTTGACGGTTTGACGCTGACCGCTGGTATTCGGCGTACCAAGGATTTCCGGTCGACCTCGACAGAAGGCACCAAAATCCTCATTCCCGACATTCCATTCCCGTTGCCCGCAGGTGCGCCGAGCGCCAACGAGGCCACTTTCAAGGCTACCACCTGGAATCTCGCGGCGCTCTACGAGTTCACGCCCGACCTCAACGCATATGCCACCGTGCGACGGGGCTACAAGTCCGGCGGTTTCAATTCGACGGCACTCAATCCCGCCGATCAGTTCTTCCGGCCTGAAACCGTCACTGACTATGAGATCGGCATTAAAAGCAAATGGGGGTCCGGAGATTGGGCGATACGCGCCAATCTCGACTTCTTCTACGACGACTATAAGGACATCCAGCGCTTCGTTAATCTCAACACGATCCCGGCATCGACGGTGACGCGCAATGCGGCCGCGGGCAACATCAAGGGCGTGGACGTCGATCTTGCCGTGGCCGCCGGCAGCATTTTCAGTATCGACCTCAAATACACTTACCTCGATGCAGAATATGACGAGTATATCGATCCCGGCCTCGGTGATCTGAGCAACAGCCGTTTTCCCAACTCACCCAAGCACCAGCTCAACGTCACGCCGCGAGTATCCATCCCCACCAGCGATGAAATCGGCAAGATCAGCATTCAGTCCAATATCTATTATCAGAGCCTGATTGCGTTCGACCCTGTCAATCGCCCCAATGGCAACCCCGTGGCCGCGCTGAGCGTGCCGGGTGCGACCGCGCCTGGCTATACCAGGATCGACCTGCGGGCCGACTGGCATGACATCATGGACACGAGTCTGAGCGCTGCCATCTTCGTCAAGAACATCACCGACAAGACCTATATCGTCGGCGGTAACAACCAGCTGCCGACCCAATTCGGTACTGTGGCCTATCTCTATGGCGAACCGCGGATGTTCGGAGTGGAGTTTCGCTTCGACTTCTAG
- a CDS encoding aromatic ring-hydroxylating dioxygenase subunit alpha — protein MLQRRPLVLRDGTSIDDLIDRNMNEVSLRVMSDEELYHLEMERIFAKTWLLLGHETEIPKGGDFIVRDMGEDNVIVSRDRQGEIHVSLNVCPHRGMKVCTAEAGNAQAHRCIYHGWAFRPDGSFIGAPIEKEQMHGDKRPKEELGLKKARVHLYGGLIFATWNPEGTFDEFLGDAKFYLDQLFCRSDNGLEMLGPPQRFVLPCNWKIPGEQSGSDGFHTLTLHRSLMEGGIMGGTAESIYDNAPGMYGVDISCDQGHSLRCLEAAQTFKMFADVSFEGKTVEERLHLLPPPGVTKEMIPQLFKNLSERQVEQLATCPPQVGGLFPNVLLAFIFAPRTDGGASGALALHTYVPKGPNHVEFVNFIFAEKDAPEQVKRDMLQNAIQQTGTSGIIEQDDADTWPQIMRNSRGAVSKHMTLKYQALTGHHKPDDWYGDGYVYPGFTKDDTQWNWWMAYYNLMTATA, from the coding sequence ATGCTTCAACGACGCCCGCTGGTGCTGCGCGACGGCACTTCGATCGACGATCTGATCGACCGCAACATGAATGAGGTGTCGTTGCGGGTGATGAGCGACGAGGAGCTCTATCATCTCGAGATGGAGCGGATCTTCGCGAAGACCTGGCTCCTGCTCGGCCATGAGACTGAGATCCCCAAGGGTGGCGACTTCATTGTTCGCGACATGGGTGAGGACAATGTCATCGTCTCGCGCGACCGCCAGGGCGAGATCCATGTTTCGCTGAATGTGTGCCCCCATCGCGGCATGAAGGTCTGCACGGCGGAGGCTGGAAACGCCCAGGCGCATCGCTGCATCTACCATGGCTGGGCGTTTCGTCCCGACGGCAGCTTCATCGGAGCGCCGATCGAAAAGGAGCAGATGCACGGTGACAAGCGTCCGAAGGAGGAACTCGGTCTCAAGAAGGCACGCGTGCATCTCTATGGCGGCCTGATTTTCGCGACCTGGAATCCCGAGGGGACGTTCGATGAGTTCCTCGGCGACGCCAAATTCTATCTCGACCAGCTCTTCTGCCGCAGCGACAACGGCCTGGAGATGCTGGGTCCGCCGCAGCGGTTCGTGCTTCCGTGCAACTGGAAGATCCCCGGCGAACAATCGGGCTCGGACGGCTTCCATACGCTGACGCTCCATCGCTCGCTGATGGAAGGCGGCATCATGGGGGGAACCGCCGAGTCGATCTACGACAATGCGCCGGGCATGTATGGTGTCGACATCAGTTGCGATCAGGGACACTCGCTGCGTTGCCTTGAAGCTGCGCAGACCTTCAAGATGTTCGCCGACGTGAGCTTCGAGGGCAAGACCGTCGAGGAGCGCCTTCACCTGCTGCCCCCGCCCGGCGTCACCAAGGAGATGATCCCGCAGCTGTTCAAGAATCTGTCGGAACGCCAGGTCGAGCAGCTGGCCACGTGCCCACCCCAGGTGGGCGGCCTGTTCCCCAATGTCCTGCTCGCCTTCATTTTCGCGCCGCGCACCGACGGCGGTGCATCGGGCGCGCTCGCGCTCCACACCTATGTGCCAAAGGGCCCCAATCATGTGGAGTTCGTGAACTTCATCTTCGCCGAGAAGGATGCACCCGAGCAGGTCAAGCGCGACATGCTTCAGAACGCCATCCAGCAGACCGGCACCTCGGGCATCATCGAGCAGGACGATGCCGATACGTGGCCGCAGATCATGCGCAATTCGCGCGGTGCCGTCAGCAAGCACATGACGCTCAAATATCAGGCGCTCACCGGCCACCACAAGCCGGACGACTGGTACGGCGACGGCTATGTCTATCCGGGCTTCACCAAGGACGACACGCAGTGGAACTGGTGGATGGCCTACTACAATCTCATGACCGCCACCGCCTGA
- a CDS encoding NAD(P)/FAD-dependent oxidoreductase, whose amino-acid sequence MPGKAPPHIIVVGSGLAGYGILRELRRLSPEAQLTLVTLDDGHFYSKPALSTALAKGKVADTLVTTPAAKIAAQLKLDLRAGREAEAIDTVGRVLLTTGGPIAYDALVLALGADPVRPQIEGDAAHRAFSVNNLDQYRKFREALPDGARVLVMGGGLVGTEFANDLSVTGYRPIVVDMLGHPLAQLVPAGVGAVVQAALEEQGVAWHLGRRVAAIHRQDGGVRAELDDGTVIEAEAVLSAVGLRPHTRLAEEGGLAVDRGIKVDATGRTSDPHIYAIGDCAEYQRGLAAYVTPIMAAARAIAPSVLGTPTEIRFPPLSVQVKTTACPVVLLPAPFGVDGEWEESEADEAGLKYLFRDRSGAVRGYVLTRDKCQERTELDRSLSELSTSGEQA is encoded by the coding sequence ATGCCCGGCAAGGCCCCTCCCCATATCATCGTCGTCGGCAGTGGCCTTGCCGGCTACGGCATCCTGCGCGAACTGCGCCGGCTCTCGCCCGAAGCCCAGTTGACCCTCGTCACGCTCGACGATGGACATTTCTATTCGAAACCAGCCCTCTCGACGGCACTTGCCAAAGGCAAGGTCGCCGATACGCTGGTCACGACGCCCGCCGCCAAGATAGCAGCGCAGCTGAAACTGGATCTGCGAGCCGGTCGCGAGGCCGAAGCCATCGACACGGTCGGCCGGGTGTTGCTGACGACCGGGGGGCCGATCGCCTATGACGCCCTGGTGCTGGCACTGGGCGCGGATCCCGTGCGCCCGCAAATTGAAGGCGACGCGGCGCATCGCGCCTTTTCGGTCAACAATCTCGATCAGTATCGCAAGTTCCGGGAAGCCTTGCCTGATGGCGCTCGTGTGCTTGTCATGGGCGGAGGACTGGTCGGCACCGAATTTGCCAATGACCTCTCGGTCACCGGCTACCGGCCCATCGTCGTCGATATGCTGGGGCACCCCCTCGCCCAACTGGTGCCAGCAGGGGTCGGTGCCGTTGTCCAGGCCGCTCTTGAGGAGCAGGGCGTCGCCTGGCATCTCGGCCGCCGGGTCGCTGCGATCCATCGGCAGGACGGAGGCGTCCGGGCCGAGCTCGACGACGGAACGGTTATCGAGGCCGAAGCCGTGCTTTCGGCGGTTGGCCTTCGCCCGCATACCAGGCTCGCCGAAGAGGGCGGGCTGGCCGTCGATCGCGGTATCAAGGTCGATGCGACCGGCCGCACCAGCGACCCGCATATCTATGCCATTGGCGATTGTGCCGAGTATCAGCGTGGACTTGCCGCTTATGTAACGCCGATCATGGCGGCGGCGCGCGCAATCGCACCGAGTGTCCTCGGGACACCGACCGAGATTCGCTTTCCGCCATTGTCGGTTCAGGTGAAGACCACGGCATGCCCCGTCGTCCTGCTTCCGGCACCTTTCGGCGTCGATGGAGAATGGGAAGAAAGCGAGGCGGATGAGGCCGGGCTCAAATATCTATTCCGGGATCGTAGCGGAGCCGTTCGCGGTTACGTCCTGACCCGCGACAAGTGCCAGGAACGGACGGAACTGGACCGCTCGCTCAGCGAGTTGTCGACAAGCGGGGAACAGGCATGA
- a CDS encoding acyl-CoA dehydrogenase family protein, whose protein sequence is MATAAKLETRNFTKFAPTEVAETYIAKARELRDLLRAEAAEGERRRSPTPAVDQALKENGLLTLLLPQRWGGAGLSFSDYSRFQMELAKGDTSVSWVAQIVNGTTWVASLTSDATQATLFGEGPKYVCGAYNPPGKAKRVDGGWIVNGAWPYTSGSRQSDWAQSGVVLEGYEGPVVPGINMVYIPFSQLEIQDSWYVTGMQGTGSDTSVAKDVFVPDHLMVMMDKPFGHVEPNKQHYGAPSDRVPVVPVVRATGLAQLVGGAEAMLEIVEAESTKKPIVTTTYQKRTDSGVVLHDLGRVAAQLGTARLLLLDATGTLDDVGLTGREFSFAERAKHKAQCSQIVELVHSSIEALMFISGSSAFALDKPISRFWRDIHVGLRHVQNIPMLGYEIFGRTRLGVDNITPPGAY, encoded by the coding sequence ATGGCCACCGCAGCGAAGCTTGAAACGCGCAACTTCACTAAGTTCGCGCCGACGGAAGTCGCCGAAACCTATATCGCGAAGGCCCGCGAACTCCGCGATCTTCTGCGTGCGGAAGCAGCGGAAGGTGAGCGCCGTCGCTCACCGACGCCAGCCGTCGACCAGGCGCTCAAGGAGAATGGTCTGCTCACACTGCTCCTGCCACAGCGCTGGGGCGGTGCCGGCCTTTCCTTCAGCGACTATTCGCGCTTCCAGATGGAACTTGCCAAGGGCGACACCTCGGTGTCCTGGGTTGCGCAAATCGTCAACGGCACGACCTGGGTCGCCAGCCTTACGTCGGACGCCACCCAGGCGACCTTGTTTGGCGAGGGACCCAAATATGTCTGCGGCGCCTACAACCCGCCTGGCAAGGCCAAGCGGGTCGATGGCGGCTGGATCGTCAATGGCGCGTGGCCCTACACTTCGGGATCGCGCCAGTCCGACTGGGCCCAGTCGGGTGTCGTTCTGGAAGGCTATGAGGGTCCCGTCGTTCCCGGCATCAACATGGTCTATATTCCGTTCAGCCAGCTCGAGATTCAGGACAGCTGGTATGTGACTGGCATGCAGGGAACCGGTTCCGACACCAGCGTCGCCAAGGACGTTTTCGTTCCCGACCATCTGATGGTCATGATGGACAAGCCGTTCGGCCATGTCGAACCGAACAAGCAACATTATGGCGCGCCTTCGGATCGTGTTCCGGTGGTTCCGGTGGTTCGGGCGACCGGTCTCGCGCAGCTTGTTGGCGGCGCCGAGGCGATGCTCGAGATCGTCGAGGCAGAATCCACCAAGAAGCCGATCGTCACAACCACCTACCAGAAGCGCACCGACTCGGGCGTGGTTCTCCATGATCTCGGGCGCGTTGCGGCCCAGCTTGGCACCGCTCGCCTTCTGCTTCTCGACGCTACCGGCACGCTGGATGATGTCGGCCTGACGGGACGCGAGTTCAGCTTCGCAGAGCGCGCCAAGCACAAGGCCCAGTGCAGCCAGATCGTCGAATTGGTGCACAGCTCGATCGAGGCGCTGATGTTCATTTCCGGCTCCTCAGCCTTCGCGCTCGACAAACCAATCAGCCGCTTCTGGCGCGACATCCATGTCGGACTTCGCCACGTCCAGAACATTCCCATGCTGGGCTACGAGATCTTCGGCCGCACCCGGCTCGGCGTCGACAACATCACACCGCCAGGCGCCTACTGA